TTTATTGTGATAATCGGAAGACTTTGTCTTACCCTGAGGTTAGAAACTATATTAGAGATAGTTTTGTTGCAGTTATTAAAAAAGAATTTGGCGATGTTGATGTAATTGCCGGAGTTGCAACAGGTGCTATTGCTCAAGGAGTTTTAGTTGCCCAGGAATTAAACAAACCATTTGTTTATGTTCGTTCTGAAGCAAAAAAACATGGTATGGAAAACCTTGTTGAGGGTGTTGTGGAAAAAGGACAAACCGTTCTTGTTATTGAAGATCTTATTTCAACTGGTGGAAGTAGTTTAAAAGCAGTAGAAGCATTGCGCGATGCAGGCTGTAAAGTTGTTGGTATGGCAGCAATTTTCACATATGAGTTCCCTACAGCAATTAATAATTTTGCACATTTTGCCTGTCGTTTAG
Above is a window of Bacteroidia bacterium DNA encoding:
- a CDS encoding orotate phosphoribosyltransferase, giving the protein MENINQKVAEYLLQIKAIKLSPSNPFTWASGWKSPIYCDNRKTLSYPEVRNYIRDSFVAVIKKEFGDVDVIAGVATGAIAQGVLVAQELNKPFVYVRSEAKKHGMENLVEGVVEKGQTVLVIEDLISTGGSSLKAVEALRDAGCKVVGMAAIFTYEFPTAINNFAHFACRLVTLSNYTSLITTAVAAGYVSESEVETLKEWRIDPGNWKK